In a single window of the Candidatus Neomarinimicrobiota bacterium genome:
- a CDS encoding ferredoxin family protein — protein MAYIIAEPCVGTCDTACVEVCPVDCIHGPENKTGAGAEVKEAGFDPEGKMLYIDPEECIDCGACEPECPVEAIFEESEVPEEWNKYIKINYDYFGREYSG, from the coding sequence ATGGCATACATTATAGCTGAACCATGTGTTGGTACTTGTGATACTGCTTGTGTAGAAGTTTGTCCCGTAGATTGTATCCATGGGCCTGAGAATAAAACAGGAGCTGGTGCTGAAGTAAAAGAGGCTGGATTTGACCCGGAAGGCAAAATGCTTTACATTGATCCAGAAGAATGCATCGATTGTGGTGCATGCGAGCCCGAGTGTCCCGTAGAAGCCATCTTTGAGGAAAGTGAAGTCCCCGAAGAATGGAATAAGTACATTAAAATTAACTATGATTATTTTGGCCGCGAGTATTCGGGTTAA
- a CDS encoding Mrp/NBP35 family ATP-binding protein, whose translation MNKNQVLELLKSVNYPGFSRDIVSFGMVDDVIIDGDSVNIALKITTQNEDKKESVIGDVTETLNKTGAFQNVIVSIKEGTPVATPSQAPQSPGQQPAAPLEGIKHIIAVASGKGGVGKSTVAANLALSLKGKGFSVGLLDLDIYGPSLPIILGINEQPPLTQDRKLIPLDHMGLKIMSFGFISGNQTPVIWRGPLVARMTEQFFRDVVWGELDYLILDLPPGTGDVQLTLTQKLKIDGAIIVTTPQDIALADVRKGADMFKKVHTPVLGVIENMSGLFLEGQVDNGNKVSIEGQEVDVDSDGRFAIRVDLFKRGGGKLESERLNVPLLGEIPIAQEIVEATDAGEPIVSKSPEAHVSKIYRSIAEKVVNILN comes from the coding sequence ATGAATAAAAATCAAGTATTAGAATTATTAAAATCTGTTAATTATCCCGGGTTTAGCAGGGATATTGTCTCTTTTGGTATGGTGGACGATGTTATAATTGACGGAGATTCTGTTAATATTGCATTAAAAATCACCACCCAGAATGAAGATAAAAAAGAATCCGTAATTGGTGATGTGACTGAAACACTGAATAAAACCGGTGCATTTCAAAATGTAATTGTTTCAATTAAAGAGGGCACTCCTGTAGCTACACCATCACAGGCACCTCAATCTCCTGGCCAACAGCCGGCGGCCCCATTAGAAGGCATAAAACATATTATTGCAGTGGCAAGTGGCAAAGGTGGCGTAGGGAAATCCACCGTTGCTGCCAACTTGGCACTGTCGCTCAAAGGGAAAGGGTTTTCTGTTGGTCTTTTAGATTTGGATATTTATGGCCCGTCCTTGCCAATAATTTTAGGTATTAATGAACAACCTCCATTGACACAAGACCGTAAACTTATTCCTTTAGATCACATGGGATTAAAAATTATGAGTTTTGGTTTTATCAGTGGAAACCAAACACCCGTGATTTGGCGCGGCCCCTTGGTGGCACGAATGACAGAGCAGTTTTTTCGTGATGTTGTGTGGGGAGAACTAGATTATTTGATCTTGGATCTTCCCCCTGGAACGGGAGATGTGCAACTTACACTTACCCAAAAACTGAAAATTGACGGTGCAATTATTGTAACAACTCCTCAGGATATTGCTTTGGCAGATGTTCGTAAAGGCGCTGATATGTTCAAAAAAGTGCATACGCCTGTTCTAGGAGTGATTGAAAATATGTCCGGACTTTTTTTGGAAGGTCAGGTTGATAATGGGAACAAAGTATCCATTGAAGGGCAAGAAGTAGATGTTGATTCAGATGGTCGATTTGCCATTCGCGTTGATCTTTTTAAAAGGGGTGGTGGCAAATTAGAAAGTGAACGATTGAATGTGCCCTTGTTAGGTGAGATTCCAATAGCGCAGGAAATTGTTGAAGCCACTGATGCAGGAGAGCCTATCGTTAGTAAAAGTCCCGAAGCGCACGTATCTAAAATATATCGATCCATTGCAGAAAAGGTTGTGAACATTCTAAACTGA
- a CDS encoding isoprenyl transferase: protein MIEFGDLPAHIAIIMDGNGRWAKSRSLPRVAGHGEGINSVREIVRVCGEIGISHLTLYTFSSENWNRPKKEVSAIMMLLLGTIKKEIKNLHKNNVRLSTIGNLDDLPKSSRQGMLDGIEMTKNNTGLNLILALSYGSRQELLRAFNRIADKILSGEMKQDHITEETFSRELYTANIPDPDLLIRTGGEHRISNFLLWQSAYTEFYLSDIYWPDFREKELLNSILDYQSRQRRFGQTGEQVSA, encoded by the coding sequence ATTATCGAGTTTGGAGATTTGCCAGCTCATATTGCCATAATTATGGATGGAAATGGTCGTTGGGCTAAGTCCCGAAGCCTTCCTCGTGTTGCGGGGCATGGTGAGGGCATAAATTCTGTCCGTGAAATTGTACGTGTATGTGGAGAGATTGGCATATCCCATTTAACGCTTTATACTTTTTCCAGTGAGAATTGGAATCGTCCAAAAAAAGAAGTTTCTGCCATTATGATGCTATTATTGGGAACCATAAAGAAAGAGATAAAGAATCTTCATAAAAATAATGTCCGCCTTTCTACTATCGGGAATCTAGACGATTTACCGAAGAGTTCTAGACAGGGGATGTTGGATGGCATAGAGATGACAAAAAATAATACAGGATTAAATTTAATCCTGGCATTGAGCTATGGCAGCAGGCAGGAACTATTAAGGGCATTCAATCGTATTGCAGATAAGATTTTATCAGGTGAAATGAAACAAGATCATATAACAGAAGAAACATTCTCCCGTGAATTATATACGGCAAATATTCCTGATCCGGATTTGTTAATTCGAACGGGTGGAGAACATCGTATAAGTAATTTTTTATTATGGCAATCTGCCTATACAGAATTTTATTTATCAGATATTTACTGGCCCGATTTCAGGGAGAAGGAATTGCTAAATTCAATTCTCGATTACCAATCACGCCAACGACGTTTTGGCCAAACGGGTGAACAGGTCTCCGCATGA
- the bamA gene encoding outer membrane protein assembly factor BamA, whose protein sequence is MKKIVLLIFITFAVSQAPPSFKLKEVSVEGNVETSKNMVLYTAGLQNGQEVSSEDFRRAVKRLWELGVFSNIQIHFDGDSPEGIDITIEVEESPVLGQIVFNGNKKIKDRKFKDEISFQRGMRIKPNFITKTINKIKALYMEDGYFLAEVSGEMKLAEDGKQDIVFTIHEGKKVKIKDIVIKGNSNYFGWIASKSWIPMPKFFRKNLTLGKLRWQLKETKIRKWWKFWAPAYDEKKFKEDLDILTTFYKDEGYRDFSILSDSVYYSPKKKGLIVHINIDEGNRYIFRNFTWEGNALYDTEILESTLNLQKGDFFSKTGFEEALYQKVQSLYMDRGYLYSSIEPFFTPVGEDSIDVHFSVTENNEVFIRNINIYGNDKTRENVIRRELDVFPGDLFRRTLLQRSMRKLHVLNYFDPTSLNPNVVPVDEDEIDLDITLTEKSSDKASANIGFTGIYGMTGGGNLEFNNFLGKGQVLSFGFDVGTQVSVYNNYGKPGKYESLNLRFMDPMFKDTPNRIGFSLFYQFRGQGNSYYFYPFDQRTRGGSIQWGRRLKWPDDYFRAYWELTVQRREYMGDDEVLSEYFGSFRESTGINIRQSISRDSRDRAEFPTQGSSATWVSTFSGGILGGDENYHKHVLTLDWYTPTFWKFVLTSSLKIGTIRKLSVAGGNFTYIPPYERFIMGGNGIPYGNMLRGYPDNSIGPTTSQGRAIGGNTMLKYSTEFRVPFSENPVVYGMLFAEAGGVWDDTRLMQSMGFPRRNSLELKRSAGIGIRFFMPMIGMLGFDMGYGFDDIAGDGQPQGWEYTIIFGR, encoded by the coding sequence ATGAAAAAAATAGTTTTATTAATCTTTATTACTTTTGCAGTTTCTCAGGCCCCCCCCTCTTTTAAACTAAAAGAGGTCAGCGTGGAAGGCAATGTTGAAACCAGTAAAAATATGGTGCTATATACGGCCGGATTGCAAAACGGTCAGGAAGTCTCATCAGAAGATTTCCGCCGCGCAGTAAAACGACTTTGGGAATTAGGCGTTTTTAGCAATATACAAATACATTTTGATGGTGATTCACCAGAAGGAATTGACATTACGATTGAGGTTGAAGAATCTCCCGTGTTAGGGCAGATAGTTTTTAATGGTAACAAAAAGATTAAAGATCGAAAGTTCAAAGATGAAATCTCTTTCCAGAGAGGAATGCGAATTAAGCCGAACTTTATAACCAAAACGATCAATAAAATAAAAGCGCTGTACATGGAAGATGGCTACTTCCTGGCCGAAGTCTCAGGTGAAATGAAGCTGGCCGAAGATGGAAAACAGGATATAGTTTTTACGATTCACGAAGGGAAAAAAGTAAAAATAAAGGACATCGTGATAAAGGGTAATTCCAATTATTTTGGATGGATTGCCTCAAAATCATGGATTCCAATGCCAAAGTTTTTTCGTAAAAACCTTACCCTCGGAAAATTAAGATGGCAGTTGAAAGAAACCAAAATTCGTAAATGGTGGAAATTTTGGGCGCCCGCTTATGATGAGAAAAAATTCAAAGAAGATCTAGATATCTTGACCACATTTTATAAAGATGAAGGATACAGAGATTTTTCTATTTTATCCGATTCTGTATATTATAGTCCTAAGAAAAAAGGATTGATTGTTCATATAAATATAGATGAAGGAAATCGTTATATATTTAGAAATTTCACTTGGGAAGGTAATGCCCTCTACGATACTGAAATCCTTGAAAGTACTTTAAACTTACAAAAGGGAGATTTCTTCAGCAAAACTGGGTTCGAAGAAGCGCTATATCAAAAAGTTCAAAGTTTATATATGGATCGGGGATATTTGTACAGCAGTATTGAGCCTTTCTTTACCCCCGTTGGTGAAGATTCTATTGATGTACATTTTTCCGTTACGGAGAACAATGAAGTTTTTATACGCAATATCAACATTTATGGAAATGATAAAACACGGGAAAATGTCATTCGCCGTGAGCTTGATGTTTTTCCCGGCGATTTGTTTAGACGCACATTGTTGCAGCGCAGTATGCGAAAACTTCATGTTTTAAATTATTTTGATCCCACATCTCTTAATCCGAATGTTGTTCCTGTTGACGAAGATGAAATTGATTTAGACATTACCTTGACTGAAAAATCTTCGGATAAAGCCAGTGCGAATATTGGCTTTACGGGTATTTACGGAATGACCGGTGGTGGAAACCTAGAATTCAATAATTTTTTGGGTAAAGGGCAAGTTCTCTCATTTGGCTTTGATGTGGGAACGCAAGTGTCTGTCTATAACAATTATGGTAAGCCCGGGAAATATGAAAGTCTGAACCTGCGTTTCATGGACCCCATGTTTAAGGATACGCCAAATCGGATTGGTTTTTCTCTATTTTATCAGTTCAGAGGTCAGGGAAACTCCTACTATTTTTATCCATTTGACCAACGAACAAGAGGTGGATCTATTCAGTGGGGTCGCCGATTGAAATGGCCTGACGATTATTTCCGGGCCTATTGGGAATTGACTGTTCAAAGAAGAGAATATATGGGTGACGATGAAGTGTTGTCTGAATATTTTGGTAGTTTCAGAGAATCAACGGGAATCAATATCCGACAATCTATTAGTCGTGATAGTCGAGACAGAGCAGAATTTCCAACCCAAGGCTCTAGTGCAACATGGGTTTCAACATTTTCCGGGGGAATATTAGGTGGGGATGAAAATTACCATAAACATGTTTTAACTTTAGATTGGTATACGCCTACTTTTTGGAAATTTGTATTAACAAGTTCATTAAAAATTGGCACTATCCGCAAATTAAGTGTTGCTGGCGGTAATTTCACATACATACCACCCTATGAAAGATTCATTATGGGTGGAAACGGTATACCGTATGGGAATATGTTGAGAGGGTATCCGGATAACTCTATAGGTCCGACAACATCACAAGGGCGCGCAATAGGTGGAAATACCATGTTGAAATATTCGACAGAATTTAGAGTTCCATTCTCTGAAAATCCGGTAGTTTACGGCATGCTTTTTGCTGAGGCCGGGGGCGTGTGGGACGATACAAGACTTATGCAATCAATGGGATTCCCAAGGAGGAATTCATTAGAACTTAAACGGTCCGCTGGTATCGGGATCAGATTCTTTATGCCTATGATCGGAATGCTCGGTTTCGATATGGGGTATGGTTTTGACGATATTGCCGGCGATGGCCAACCCCAGGGATGGGAATACACAATCATCTTTGGAAGGTAA